The nucleotide sequence ATCGTCTTCAACGAGTAAGACTTTGACCATTACGATCTCTCGGGACACCAGGATAAGCAGAGCTTACCCAACAGAAATCGGCTACTCGACAATAGATGCGCGATCGCGCAATTTGCAGATAGAGTTTCCGCATCGGGGGATAGACAGGCGGTTCTGTTCTAAGACTGGCGAGAATCGGGGGGTGTTTGGCTGTCGTCGAGGGAGAGGCGATCGATGCGCTCGGGTAGGGGTTGTTTGACCTGAAGCCCCCGCAAGACACTATTGAGTTGCTGCAGACTTTCGAGATTGAGGCGACTCTCCCGCACTTTGTGAAACACCGAACGCGACATGAGTAGTGTCCGCTCCATATCCGTTGCACCAATCTGCAAGAGACACTGCTCTCGCTCGGGCTGGTAATCTGCAGAGGCCAAATAAAGCGATTGTGGCTGGCATTGCTGCGTCAGTCGGGCCATCTTGCCAATCAACTCCGGGTACAGCCAGGTATAGGCCGGATGCACGGTCAATTGAGCGACGTGGGGTTGATTGCCCGTATGGGCGAGCTTGAGGTTGAAGTAGCCGATGGCGCATTTGCGATCGGCTTCGAAGACATAGGCTTGTACCCGTTCGGTGTTACTAACCGATTGCTTGAGATTGTCGATGGAGCGATCGAACAGCGTTTGTTTGAAATCGCTGACATCGCGATCGTAAATTTGGCGGACCTGTGGCGGCATCGAAGCAGTGTCTAGCTGGTATAGCAAATAGGAATCGCTATTGCTGACGGGCTTGAGATTGAGGGGCGAAATCTTTTCTTCGGCCAGCTCCACCAGTTTGGCAGGATCGAGGGACCAATAGGTGAGTTGAGCGAGCTGCTGAAAGCCGTTGCAGCGGTAAAGGGCCATTGCCCCTTTGTTGTGGATGTTGACCTCTAACATCCAGGTGCGGGCTTCGCGAAACTGTTCGGCACAGTGGCGCAACAACTGCGAGCCAATGCCCTGCCGTTGGGCGCGGCTCGATACAGCAATGTGATCGATGCGCCAAGTGGTGCGGTTGCGGTTGAACGGCGACACCTGAATCATGCCGAGGATATCGCCCTCCCGCTCGGCCACATGTACGTTAAAGGTGTGTTGAAACCGGTTGGGAAATAGGCTGAGGGCTTTAAGGGGACCGTACCAACGGCGAATGCGGCGAATTTGACCGGCAATATCCACCGAACGGCTGCCGTATTCGTCGGCAAAAGCTTCTTCAAACAGATCTTCAATTGCATCCAAATCGCTGAAACGGACGGGGCGGATAGCAATATCGGTGGCAGAGTCGTCAGTCACGATCGAAAGCCTCTCAAAGCAGTGAGTGAAACGAAGGTTATTGTGCTCGGGGGTGCGGAACGGCAATTGCAGACGGGGCCGGCACCCGGAAATCGCGGATCGCTCCGAGCCCCGTGCTTACAACAATAGTGCCAGTGAAGTCGGAAAATTGTCCAAATAGAGCGAACTCGTACTG is from Synechococcus sp. PCC 7336 and encodes:
- a CDS encoding GNAT family N-acetyltransferase, yielding MTDDSATDIAIRPVRFSDLDAIEDLFEEAFADEYGSRSVDIAGQIRRIRRWYGPLKALSLFPNRFQHTFNVHVAEREGDILGMIQVSPFNRNRTTWRIDHIAVSSRAQRQGIGSQLLRHCAEQFREARTWMLEVNIHNKGAMALYRCNGFQQLAQLTYWSLDPAKLVELAEEKISPLNLKPVSNSDSYLLYQLDTASMPPQVRQIYDRDVSDFKQTLFDRSIDNLKQSVSNTERVQAYVFEADRKCAIGYFNLKLAHTGNQPHVAQLTVHPAYTWLYPELIGKMARLTQQCQPQSLYLASADYQPEREQCLLQIGATDMERTLLMSRSVFHKVRESRLNLESLQQLNSVLRGLQVKQPLPERIDRLSLDDSQTPPDSRQS